The Stigmatella aurantiaca DW4/3-1 genome contains the following window.
GGGATCATGCGCCAGCCAGATGGCACCCATGCCACCCCCGGCGATCTTCTTCTCCAGGATGTACCTGCCACCCACCTGGCGTCCCGACATGGACCGTCACCTGTGCTTGGTTGCTTCCCCTCATCACAGCACAACTTCCGTCACTGACGTAGAGGGCGGTTCGTCCGGGGCATTCCGTCCTCCCAGGTTTCTGATTTCTAGACTCTCTCTTGCCCGTTTCCCGGGTTAAAACATGTGACTTCCCGTTTTTTCTGGAGATGTGTCACATGTCCATGACCCGCCGGCGCCGTGTCTTGCTTTCCACGCTGGGAGTTCTCGCCCTCCTCGGGGCGGCCGGCGCGGGGGTGGGGTGCCACGCGTTTTCCGCCCCCATGTATCAAGGGCCGAGGTCGGATCACTTCGATGGGAAGCGGTTCATCAACCAAGATCCGCGCAAAGCGAAGATGAGCTTCCTGGATTGGCAGCTCCACCGGGAGCGGGGCCCCTGGGCCGATTGGACGGAGGATCCCCCGGGCCCTCCCCCCCCCCAGCGCGTGCCTCGCGGGGCGCTCCGGGTGACGTTCATCAACCACGCCACCACGTTGATCCAACTGGATGGCCTGAACGTGCTGACGGATCCCATCTGGTCGGATCGCTGCAGCCCGGTGTCCTTCGCGGGGCCCCACCGCGTGCGCCCGCCGGGTCTGCGCTTCGAGGATCTGCCGCCCATCGACGTGGTCCTCCTCAGCCACAACCACTACGATCACATGGACGTGCCGACGCTGAAGCGGCTGGCGCACCAGTTCCCGAACGTGCGCTTCTTCGCGGGACTCGGCAACCGGGCATTCCTCGAGTCCAAGGGCCTGCGCAACGCGGTGGACCTCGACTGGTGGCAGGAGGTGCCGCTCACCCCGGAGGTGAAGCTGGTCAGCACGCCTGCCCACCACTTCTCCAACCGGGGGCTGAGCGACCAGAACGGCACGCTGTGGACGAGCTACGTGCTCCAGGGCCCCTCGGGGGTGACGTACTTCGCCGGAGACACCGGGTACGGCAAACACTTCCGCCAGGTGCGTGAGCGCTTTGGCCCTCCCCGGCTCGCCGTGCTCCCCATCGGCGCGTTCCGCCCCGAGGCCTTCATGGAGGTGGTGCACGTCTCGCCCGAGCAGGCGGTCCAGGCCCACCTCGACCTGGAGGCGCGGCTCAGCGTGCCCATGCACTTCGGGACCTTCCGGCTGGCCGATGACGGGCAGGAAGAGCCCGTCACCCGGCTGCGCGCGGCCCTGGAGGCCCAACCCGAACCGAAGCCGGCATTCTGGGTGCTCGGCTTCGGCGAGGGCCGCGACGTGCCCTGATCAGGAGATCTTGGGGTCCGTCCGGGGCTCGCCCCCCAGCGCGGAGGAGACCGCGTGGTGGCCGTTGGCGGGCTTGTCCTCCAGGCCCCCCTTCTCCTGGGCGTTCTTCTCCAGCAACACCTTGGCCGGCGGCTGTTCGTCCGCGGCGCGGCGGGCCTCCCGCTCCTTGTAGCGGCGGATGGCGGGGGCCATGATCTCACCGATGAGCGTGCGGTAGTCCATGCCAGCGCCCTGGGCGATGAGCACCAGATCGCTCCAGCCCGGCGTCAGGCCCGGCAGCGGGTTGCACTCGATGAAGTAGAGGCGCCCCTTGTCATCCATGCGGAAGTCGATGCGCGCCACGTCCCGGCACCCGAGCGCCATGAACGAGCCACGCGCCGCCGCGCGCAGGCGCTCCAGCAGCGCGGGCTCCAGCTTGGCCGGCGCGTCGTAGCGGATGCGGTCGGTCCAATCGAGCTTGTGCTGGAAGCTGTAGACGGGGTTCTTCTCTTCCTTGTCCAGGAAGACGATCTCCATCGGGGGCAGCACGCGCGGCCGTCGCTCGCCCAGCAACCCCACGGTGAACTCGCGCCCGCCGATGTACTCCTCGACGAGGGCCGGCTGCTTGTACTTGCTGGCGATCTCCTTGACCACCTCGCGCAGCTCCGCCTCGCTGTGGCAGACGCTCTTGCTCACCACGCCCTTGGAAGAGCCCTCCGCCACCGGCTTCACCATCAACGGGAAGGTGAAGTCCTTGTTGAGCCGCTCCTTGCCCGTGAGCATGAGCTGGAAGTTGGGGGTGTGGATGCCCGCCTGGCGGACGATCTTCTTCGCCAGCGCCTTGTCCAGCGCGATGGAGAGCGTGGCCGGATCGCTTCCCGTGTAGGGAATGTCCAGCAGTTCCAGCATGGCCGGCACCTGGCTCTCGCGGTTGCGGCCCTTGAACCCCTCGGCGATGTTGAACACCACGTCCAGCGGGGTGCTGGCCAGCACGCTGGGCAGCTCCTGGTTGGCCTCCAGATCCACCACCTCGTGGCCCCAGGAGGCGATGGCCTCGCGAATGGCCTGGAGCGTGGCCGGCGAGTCGTACTCGGCCTCGCTGTCCTCGGAGGCATCCACCGTGGGCTTCACGCGCTTGACGTTGTAGGTGAACCCCACGCGCAACGGGCCCGTCTTGCGCGCGGGCTTGCCCTGGCGCCGGGCCGAGTCCTTGATCTTGTAGCGCTTGGCGGCGCTCTGGATGATGGAGTTGATGACCCCATCCAGGTGCAGCCCATCGAGCTCGGCGGAGGCGTAGATGCCCGCGCCCGGCTCCAGGCTGGGCAGCGCGTTGATCTCCAGGAAGTACGGCACGCCGGCGTCGCTGAGCCGGAAGTCGATGCGGCCCAGATCCCGGCAGTCCAGCACCTGGAAGATCGTCTGCGCCATCTTGCGCACGTCCTCCGCCGTCTTCGCGGAGATGTTCGCGGGGGCGCGCACGCGCACGGCGCTGTGGTGCTTCGTCTTCAGCTCGTAGTCGTAGATCGGGTACTTGCGGCCCACGGTGGCGGCCGGGTCAATCACGTACTCCACCGGCGACAGGACGCCGTCGTAGTCGTTGTCCACCGCGGCCAGGAACGGCACCGTGAGATCCTTCCCGCCGATGTACTCCTCGACCAGCACGCCGGCCGGGTACTTGGCGAGCGCCTGGGTCACCTTGGCGCGCACCTCGTCCAGCGTCTCCGCGATGGAGTCCTGGGTGATGCCCTTGGAGGAGCCCTCGAAGTTGGGCTTGACGATGACGGGAAAGCGCAGGTTCTCCGCCGTCAGCTCGCTGAGCTTCTCCACGTACTGCCAGCCCGGCGTGCGGATGCCGTGCTTGGCGAGGATGAGCTTGGTGAGCTGCTTGTCCAGGGTGACCGCCAGCGCGTACGCATCGCTGCCGGTGTAGGGGAAGCCCAGCTCGTCGAAGAGGGCCGGATAGAAGGCCTCGCGGAAACGGCCCCGGCGCCCCTCGGCGGTATTGAAGATGAGATCCGGGCTGTAGGCCTCCAACCGGGCCACGGTGCGCGAGGCGGGACCGCTCACCTCGAAGCGCTCCAGCCGGTGGCCGAGCCGCTCGATGGCGCCCGCCAGGGCGTTGACCGTCTCCTGCGTGTCGAACTCCGCTTCTTCTTCCAGATCGGACAGCCTGAGGTTGTGCGTCAACGCGATGCGCACGGCTTTCCCTTTCTCACTTTTTTCAGAGCACGGCCGCGGCGCACCTTGGCCGCGGACAGCAATCGTCCCGGGGCACGCTCGGGCGCCACCGGTGTGCGAGGAGCAACTGTCGCCCCCGCCACAACTTTCCCGTCCACCACCTGGGTCTGGGCCCACATGTCGCCCAGCCTCCAACCGAGCGGATCTCTCAGGACCCGCCATGCCTCCAGTCCTCCAATGGCCACCAGTCCCGCGGCCGCCGCCACCTGGCCCAGGGGCTGGGGCATCATGCCCAGCAGCACGATGAGCGCCAGCGGAGCATTTCTCAGGGTGCTGTCCCGGTGACGGGCCGCCGAGCGGGTGGGCAGGTGCATCACCTTCACCCCGAAGATGCGCTTGCCCACGCTCTGGCCCTGGATCATCCCGTCGGCCAGCAGCAAGAACAGCAGCGCCACCACGGAGCCCGCGGCGCCGCACACGGCCGCCAGTCCCCAAGCCACGGCCACGTCCACCAGCCGCGCGCCCACGCGCAGCCAGAGCGACGCCTTGGGATAGGGCGAGCCCGGGGGGGCATCATCCTCGTTGACCAGGCGCAGTGAGCGGGACCCCCGCTGTGCCGCCATGCACGCACGCTCAGGGGAGGGGCTCACTCCTCGGGCTCCAGGATGAGACCCCGTTCGGGAGGCTCCGCCTCGTCCAGCCCCGCCAACTGGGCCAGCCGCTCATGGGCACTGATGGGCAGCACCCGGCCCCGCGCGCGCTTCGCGTGGACGCGGGCATGGTCCGCGGCCAGCTCCGCCGTGAGCGAGCCCGTCTCGGACAGCCGCATCAGCCGC
Protein-coding sequences here:
- a CDS encoding MBL fold metallo-hydrolase — protein: MSMTRRRRVLLSTLGVLALLGAAGAGVGCHAFSAPMYQGPRSDHFDGKRFINQDPRKAKMSFLDWQLHRERGPWADWTEDPPGPPPPQRVPRGALRVTFINHATTLIQLDGLNVLTDPIWSDRCSPVSFAGPHRVRPPGLRFEDLPPIDVVLLSHNHYDHMDVPTLKRLAHQFPNVRFFAGLGNRAFLESKGLRNAVDLDWWQEVPLTPEVKLVSTPAHHFSNRGLSDQNGTLWTSYVLQGPSGVTYFAGDTGYGKHFRQVRERFGPPRLAVLPIGAFRPEAFMEVVHVSPEQAVQAHLDLEARLSVPMHFGTFRLADDGQEEPVTRLRAALEAQPEPKPAFWVLGFGEGRDVP
- a CDS encoding D-alanine--D-alanine ligase family protein, producing MRIALTHNLRLSDLEEEAEFDTQETVNALAGAIERLGHRLERFEVSGPASRTVARLEAYSPDLIFNTAEGRRGRFREAFYPALFDELGFPYTGSDAYALAVTLDKQLTKLILAKHGIRTPGWQYVEKLSELTAENLRFPVIVKPNFEGSSKGITQDSIAETLDEVRAKVTQALAKYPAGVLVEEYIGGKDLTVPFLAAVDNDYDGVLSPVEYVIDPAATVGRKYPIYDYELKTKHHSAVRVRAPANISAKTAEDVRKMAQTIFQVLDCRDLGRIDFRLSDAGVPYFLEINALPSLEPGAGIYASAELDGLHLDGVINSIIQSAAKRYKIKDSARRQGKPARKTGPLRVGFTYNVKRVKPTVDASEDSEAEYDSPATLQAIREAIASWGHEVVDLEANQELPSVLASTPLDVVFNIAEGFKGRNRESQVPAMLELLDIPYTGSDPATLSIALDKALAKKIVRQAGIHTPNFQLMLTGKERLNKDFTFPLMVKPVAEGSSKGVVSKSVCHSEAELREVVKEIASKYKQPALVEEYIGGREFTVGLLGERRPRVLPPMEIVFLDKEEKNPVYSFQHKLDWTDRIRYDAPAKLEPALLERLRAAARGSFMALGCRDVARIDFRMDDKGRLYFIECNPLPGLTPGWSDLVLIAQGAGMDYRTLIGEIMAPAIRRYKEREARRAADEQPPAKVLLEKNAQEKGGLEDKPANGHHAVSSALGGEPRTDPKIS